One stretch of Sebastes umbrosus isolate fSebUmb1 chromosome 5, fSebUmb1.pri, whole genome shotgun sequence DNA includes these proteins:
- the slc44a5b gene encoding choline transporter-like protein 5-B isoform X2 — protein sequence MARKTDIPSSYYGEPSKFDPNFRGPVHKRSCTDMVCCVIFIVVIVGYIALGTVAWIHGDPRKVVYPTDSFGQFCGHPNTPNANKAILLYFNMLKCANPSVLINLQCPTTQICVSRCPDRFETLADARPKTQNWRYYKQFCKPRIGISSKSAAEILRDEDCPSMIVPSRPFLQRCFPDFITRNGILTVGNQTTFSDADNNRRSVNDLQEGARAVNSAPRGLWTDFTGGITNLMNAKEIGLRIFEDYANSWDWILIGLVITMAVSLGFILLLRFTAGVLLWLIIFGVIAAIGFGIWHCYWEFSTLSGKPGANVSITDIGFHTDFSIYLQLSQTWLVFMVSLCVIEGIIVVMLIFLRKRLCIAIALLKEGSKAISYIMSALFYPIITFFLLAICIAYWAVIAVFLASSGDAVYKVTPADNNCMYANLTCNPQNFNGTNITRVCPGSQCMFAFYGGESVYHRNIIVLHLCNLFMFLWLVNFTIALGQCTLAGAFASYYWALKKPDDIPACPLYSAFSRAIRYHTGSLAFGSLILAVVQMIRIILEYLDKRLKGHQNGCTRFVMCCLKCCFWCLEHFIRFINRNAYIMIAIYGKNFCTSSRNAFFLLMRNVIRVAVLDKVTDFLLFLGKLLISGSVGVLAFFFFTRKIPVIQEKVPSLNYYWVPLLTVIFGSYMIAHGFFNVYAMCVDTLFLCFLRDLEANDGSPGRPYYMNKTLRRILNKRNLGLRRK from the exons GTGAGCCGAGCAAGTTTGACCCAAACTTCAGAGGGCCTGTTCATAAGAG GAGCTGCACTGATATGGTTTGCTGTGTTATCTTCATCGTTGTCATCGTCGGCTACATCGCTCTGGGTACAGTGG CTTGGATCCATGGTGACCCCAGGAAGGTCGTCTATCCAACCGACAGCTTCGGTCAGTTCTGTGGCCACCCGAACACCCCCAATGC AAACAAAGCCATATTATTGTACttcaacatgttgaaatgtgCCAATCCTAGCGTTTTGATTAACCTCCAGTGCCCTACAACCCAG ATCTGTGTCTCCAGGTGCCCTGACAGATTTGAAACTCTCGCGGATGCACGGCCAAAAACCCAAAACTGGAGATATTACAAGCAATTCTGTAAGCCGCGCATCGGGATCAGCAGTAAG TCAGCTGCAGAAATCCTACGAGATGAAGACTGCCCGTCTATGATCGTGCCAAGCAGACCTT tcCTTCAGCGGTGCTTCCCTGATTTCATTACAAGAAATGGAATTTTAACTGTAGGCAACCAGACCACTTTCAGTGACGCTGACAATAACAGGAGAAGTGTCAACGACCTCCAAGAAGGTGCCAG ggctgtcaactCTGCACCCAGAGGGCTCTGGACAGATTTTACAGG AGGTATCACCAATCTGATGAATGCCAAAGAAATTGGCTTGAGGATCTTTGAGGACTATGCAAATTCCTGGGACTGGATCCTCAT TGGTCTGGTGATAACAATGGCGGTCAGTCTGGGCTTCATCCTGCTGCTGCGCTTCACTGCTGGTGTGCTCCTGTGGCTCATTATCTTTGGTGTCATCGCCGCGATCGGCTTCG GTATCTGGCACTGCTACTGGGAGTTCAGCACTCTGAGCGGGAAGCCAGGTGCTAACGTCTCCATCACTGATATCGGCTTCCACACAGACTTCAGCATTTACCTTCAGCTCAGCCAAACGTGGCTCGTCTTCA TGGTCTCGCTTTGTGTGATTGAGGGCATCATTGTGGTTATGCTGATATTTCTGAGGAAGAGGCTGTGCATCGCTATTGCATTACTGAAGGAGGGAAGCAA GGCCATCAGCTACATCATGTCCGCTCTCTTCTACCCCATCATCACCTTTTTCCTGCTGGCCATCTGCATCGCCTACTGGGCCGTCATAGCAGT CTTCTTAGCATCATCTGGTGATGCAGTCTACAAGGTCACACCTGCTGACAATAATTGCATGTATGCGAACCTCACATGCAATCCACAG AACTTCAATGGCACAAATATAACCAGAGTGTGCCCCGGGTCACAATGCATGTTTGCCTTCTACGGCGGGGAAAGTGTGTACCACCGCAACATCATAGTCCTCCATCTGTGTAACCTGTTCATGTTCCTCTGGCTGGTCAACTTTACCATCGCGCTGGGCCAGTGCACCCTGGCCGGGGCCTTCGCGTCCTACTACTGGGCCCTGAAGAAGCCAGACGACATCCCTGCATGTCCCCTCTACTCCGCTTTCAGCCGAGCCATACG TTACCACACAGGTTCTCTTGCCTTCGGTTCTCTGATCCTCGCTGTGGTTCAAATGATCCGAATAATTCTCGAGTACCTGGATAAAAGACTGAAAG GTCATCAAAATGGATGCACTCGATTCGTAATGTGCTGCCTCAAATGCTGCTTCTGGTGCCTGGAACATTTCATCAGGTTCATAAACAGAAACGCATACATTATG ATAGCAATATATGGAAAgaacttctgcacctcttccAGGAATGCTTTCTTCCTCCTGATGAGGAACGTTATTCG GGTGGCTGTCCTGGACAAGGTGACAGACTTTCTGCTCTTCTTGGGAAAACTGCTTATTTCAGGAAGTGTTG GTGTTCTCGCATTTTTCTTCTTTACACGTAAAATCCCAGTCATTCAAGAGAAGGTGCCATCCCTAAATTACTACTGGGTCCCCCTTCTG ACGGTGATATTTGGATCCTACATGATTGCACATGGCTTCTTTAACGTCTATGCCATGTGTGTGGACACGTTGTTCCTGTGTTTTT
- the slc44a5b gene encoding choline transporter-like protein 5-B isoform X5, with protein sequence MVSRASLTQTSEGLFIRAWIHGDPRKVVYPTDSFGQFCGHPNTPNANKAILLYFNMLKCANPSVLINLQCPTTQICVSRCPDRFETLADARPKTQNWRYYKQFCKPRIGISSKSAAEILRDEDCPSMIVPSRPFLQRCFPDFITRNGILTVGNQTTFSDADNNRRSVNDLQEGARAVNSAPRGLWTDFTGGITNLMNAKEIGLRIFEDYANSWDWILIGLVITMAVSLGFILLLRFTAGVLLWLIIFGVIAAIGFGIWHCYWEFSTLSGKPGANVSITDIGFHTDFSIYLQLSQTWLVFMVSLCVIEGIIVVMLIFLRKRLCIAIALLKEGSKAISYIMSALFYPIITFFLLAICIAYWAVIAVFLASSGDAVYKVTPADNNCMYANLTCNPQNFNGTNITRVCPGSQCMFAFYGGESVYHRNIIVLHLCNLFMFLWLVNFTIALGQCTLAGAFASYYWALKKPDDIPACPLYSAFSRAIRYHTGSLAFGSLILAVVQMIRIILEYLDKRLKGHQNGCTRFVMCCLKCCFWCLEHFIRFINRNAYIMIAIYGKNFCTSSRNAFFLLMRNVIRVAVLDKVTDFLLFLGKLLISGSVGVLAFFFFTRKIPVIQEKVPSLNYYWVPLLTVIFGSYMIAHGFFNVYAMCVDTLFLCFCEDLERNDGSSSRPYYMSPGLHKILLKGEEGAKLCAAS encoded by the exons GTGAGCCGAGCAAGTTTGACCCAAACTTCAGAGGGCCTGTTCATAAGAG CTTGGATCCATGGTGACCCCAGGAAGGTCGTCTATCCAACCGACAGCTTCGGTCAGTTCTGTGGCCACCCGAACACCCCCAATGC AAACAAAGCCATATTATTGTACttcaacatgttgaaatgtgCCAATCCTAGCGTTTTGATTAACCTCCAGTGCCCTACAACCCAG ATCTGTGTCTCCAGGTGCCCTGACAGATTTGAAACTCTCGCGGATGCACGGCCAAAAACCCAAAACTGGAGATATTACAAGCAATTCTGTAAGCCGCGCATCGGGATCAGCAGTAAG TCAGCTGCAGAAATCCTACGAGATGAAGACTGCCCGTCTATGATCGTGCCAAGCAGACCTT tcCTTCAGCGGTGCTTCCCTGATTTCATTACAAGAAATGGAATTTTAACTGTAGGCAACCAGACCACTTTCAGTGACGCTGACAATAACAGGAGAAGTGTCAACGACCTCCAAGAAGGTGCCAG ggctgtcaactCTGCACCCAGAGGGCTCTGGACAGATTTTACAGG AGGTATCACCAATCTGATGAATGCCAAAGAAATTGGCTTGAGGATCTTTGAGGACTATGCAAATTCCTGGGACTGGATCCTCAT TGGTCTGGTGATAACAATGGCGGTCAGTCTGGGCTTCATCCTGCTGCTGCGCTTCACTGCTGGTGTGCTCCTGTGGCTCATTATCTTTGGTGTCATCGCCGCGATCGGCTTCG GTATCTGGCACTGCTACTGGGAGTTCAGCACTCTGAGCGGGAAGCCAGGTGCTAACGTCTCCATCACTGATATCGGCTTCCACACAGACTTCAGCATTTACCTTCAGCTCAGCCAAACGTGGCTCGTCTTCA TGGTCTCGCTTTGTGTGATTGAGGGCATCATTGTGGTTATGCTGATATTTCTGAGGAAGAGGCTGTGCATCGCTATTGCATTACTGAAGGAGGGAAGCAA GGCCATCAGCTACATCATGTCCGCTCTCTTCTACCCCATCATCACCTTTTTCCTGCTGGCCATCTGCATCGCCTACTGGGCCGTCATAGCAGT CTTCTTAGCATCATCTGGTGATGCAGTCTACAAGGTCACACCTGCTGACAATAATTGCATGTATGCGAACCTCACATGCAATCCACAG AACTTCAATGGCACAAATATAACCAGAGTGTGCCCCGGGTCACAATGCATGTTTGCCTTCTACGGCGGGGAAAGTGTGTACCACCGCAACATCATAGTCCTCCATCTGTGTAACCTGTTCATGTTCCTCTGGCTGGTCAACTTTACCATCGCGCTGGGCCAGTGCACCCTGGCCGGGGCCTTCGCGTCCTACTACTGGGCCCTGAAGAAGCCAGACGACATCCCTGCATGTCCCCTCTACTCCGCTTTCAGCCGAGCCATACG TTACCACACAGGTTCTCTTGCCTTCGGTTCTCTGATCCTCGCTGTGGTTCAAATGATCCGAATAATTCTCGAGTACCTGGATAAAAGACTGAAAG GTCATCAAAATGGATGCACTCGATTCGTAATGTGCTGCCTCAAATGCTGCTTCTGGTGCCTGGAACATTTCATCAGGTTCATAAACAGAAACGCATACATTATG ATAGCAATATATGGAAAgaacttctgcacctcttccAGGAATGCTTTCTTCCTCCTGATGAGGAACGTTATTCG GGTGGCTGTCCTGGACAAGGTGACAGACTTTCTGCTCTTCTTGGGAAAACTGCTTATTTCAGGAAGTGTTG GTGTTCTCGCATTTTTCTTCTTTACACGTAAAATCCCAGTCATTCAAGAGAAGGTGCCATCCCTAAATTACTACTGGGTCCCCCTTCTG ACGGTGATATTTGGATCCTACATGATTGCACATGGCTTCTTTAACGTCTATGCCATGTGTGTGGACACGTTGTTCCTGTGTTTTT
- the slc44a5b gene encoding choline transporter-like protein 5-B isoform X1, producing the protein MARKTDIPSSYYGEPSKFDPNFRGPVHKRSCTDMVCCVIFIVVIVGYIALGTVAWIHGDPRKVVYPTDSFGQFCGHPNTPNANKAILLYFNMLKCANPSVLINLQCPTTQICVSRCPDRFETLADARPKTQNWRYYKQFCKPRIGISSKSAAEILRDEDCPSMIVPSRPFLQRCFPDFITRNGILTVGNQTTFSDADNNRRSVNDLQEGARAVNSAPRGLWTDFTGGITNLMNAKEIGLRIFEDYANSWDWILIGLVITMAVSLGFILLLRFTAGVLLWLIIFGVIAAIGFGIWHCYWEFSTLSGKPGANVSITDIGFHTDFSIYLQLSQTWLVFMVSLCVIEGIIVVMLIFLRKRLCIAIALLKEGSKAISYIMSALFYPIITFFLLAICIAYWAVIAVFLASSGDAVYKVTPADNNCMYANLTCNPQNFNGTNITRVCPGSQCMFAFYGGESVYHRNIIVLHLCNLFMFLWLVNFTIALGQCTLAGAFASYYWALKKPDDIPACPLYSAFSRAIRYHTGSLAFGSLILAVVQMIRIILEYLDKRLKGHQNGCTRFVMCCLKCCFWCLEHFIRFINRNAYIMIAIYGKNFCTSSRNAFFLLMRNVIRVAVLDKVTDFLLFLGKLLISGSVGVLAFFFFTRKIPVIQEKVPSLNYYWVPLLTVIFGSYMIAHGFFNVYAMCVDTLFLCFCEDLERNDGSSSRPYYMSPGLHKILLKGEEGAKLCAAS; encoded by the exons GTGAGCCGAGCAAGTTTGACCCAAACTTCAGAGGGCCTGTTCATAAGAG GAGCTGCACTGATATGGTTTGCTGTGTTATCTTCATCGTTGTCATCGTCGGCTACATCGCTCTGGGTACAGTGG CTTGGATCCATGGTGACCCCAGGAAGGTCGTCTATCCAACCGACAGCTTCGGTCAGTTCTGTGGCCACCCGAACACCCCCAATGC AAACAAAGCCATATTATTGTACttcaacatgttgaaatgtgCCAATCCTAGCGTTTTGATTAACCTCCAGTGCCCTACAACCCAG ATCTGTGTCTCCAGGTGCCCTGACAGATTTGAAACTCTCGCGGATGCACGGCCAAAAACCCAAAACTGGAGATATTACAAGCAATTCTGTAAGCCGCGCATCGGGATCAGCAGTAAG TCAGCTGCAGAAATCCTACGAGATGAAGACTGCCCGTCTATGATCGTGCCAAGCAGACCTT tcCTTCAGCGGTGCTTCCCTGATTTCATTACAAGAAATGGAATTTTAACTGTAGGCAACCAGACCACTTTCAGTGACGCTGACAATAACAGGAGAAGTGTCAACGACCTCCAAGAAGGTGCCAG ggctgtcaactCTGCACCCAGAGGGCTCTGGACAGATTTTACAGG AGGTATCACCAATCTGATGAATGCCAAAGAAATTGGCTTGAGGATCTTTGAGGACTATGCAAATTCCTGGGACTGGATCCTCAT TGGTCTGGTGATAACAATGGCGGTCAGTCTGGGCTTCATCCTGCTGCTGCGCTTCACTGCTGGTGTGCTCCTGTGGCTCATTATCTTTGGTGTCATCGCCGCGATCGGCTTCG GTATCTGGCACTGCTACTGGGAGTTCAGCACTCTGAGCGGGAAGCCAGGTGCTAACGTCTCCATCACTGATATCGGCTTCCACACAGACTTCAGCATTTACCTTCAGCTCAGCCAAACGTGGCTCGTCTTCA TGGTCTCGCTTTGTGTGATTGAGGGCATCATTGTGGTTATGCTGATATTTCTGAGGAAGAGGCTGTGCATCGCTATTGCATTACTGAAGGAGGGAAGCAA GGCCATCAGCTACATCATGTCCGCTCTCTTCTACCCCATCATCACCTTTTTCCTGCTGGCCATCTGCATCGCCTACTGGGCCGTCATAGCAGT CTTCTTAGCATCATCTGGTGATGCAGTCTACAAGGTCACACCTGCTGACAATAATTGCATGTATGCGAACCTCACATGCAATCCACAG AACTTCAATGGCACAAATATAACCAGAGTGTGCCCCGGGTCACAATGCATGTTTGCCTTCTACGGCGGGGAAAGTGTGTACCACCGCAACATCATAGTCCTCCATCTGTGTAACCTGTTCATGTTCCTCTGGCTGGTCAACTTTACCATCGCGCTGGGCCAGTGCACCCTGGCCGGGGCCTTCGCGTCCTACTACTGGGCCCTGAAGAAGCCAGACGACATCCCTGCATGTCCCCTCTACTCCGCTTTCAGCCGAGCCATACG TTACCACACAGGTTCTCTTGCCTTCGGTTCTCTGATCCTCGCTGTGGTTCAAATGATCCGAATAATTCTCGAGTACCTGGATAAAAGACTGAAAG GTCATCAAAATGGATGCACTCGATTCGTAATGTGCTGCCTCAAATGCTGCTTCTGGTGCCTGGAACATTTCATCAGGTTCATAAACAGAAACGCATACATTATG ATAGCAATATATGGAAAgaacttctgcacctcttccAGGAATGCTTTCTTCCTCCTGATGAGGAACGTTATTCG GGTGGCTGTCCTGGACAAGGTGACAGACTTTCTGCTCTTCTTGGGAAAACTGCTTATTTCAGGAAGTGTTG GTGTTCTCGCATTTTTCTTCTTTACACGTAAAATCCCAGTCATTCAAGAGAAGGTGCCATCCCTAAATTACTACTGGGTCCCCCTTCTG ACGGTGATATTTGGATCCTACATGATTGCACATGGCTTCTTTAACGTCTATGCCATGTGTGTGGACACGTTGTTCCTGTGTTTTT
- the slc44a5b gene encoding choline transporter-like protein 5-B isoform X3, which yields MARKTDIPSSYYGEPSKFDPNFRGPVHKRSCTDMVCCVIFIVVIVGYIALGTVAWIHGDPRKVVYPTDSFGQFCGHPNTPNANKAILLYFNMLKCANPSVLINLQCPTTQICVSRCPDRFETLADARPKTQNWRYYKQFCKPRIGISSKSAAEILRDEDCPSMIVPSRPFLQRCFPDFITRNGILTVGNQTTFSDADNNRRSVNDLQEGARGITNLMNAKEIGLRIFEDYANSWDWILIGLVITMAVSLGFILLLRFTAGVLLWLIIFGVIAAIGFGIWHCYWEFSTLSGKPGANVSITDIGFHTDFSIYLQLSQTWLVFMVSLCVIEGIIVVMLIFLRKRLCIAIALLKEGSKAISYIMSALFYPIITFFLLAICIAYWAVIAVFLASSGDAVYKVTPADNNCMYANLTCNPQNFNGTNITRVCPGSQCMFAFYGGESVYHRNIIVLHLCNLFMFLWLVNFTIALGQCTLAGAFASYYWALKKPDDIPACPLYSAFSRAIRYHTGSLAFGSLILAVVQMIRIILEYLDKRLKGHQNGCTRFVMCCLKCCFWCLEHFIRFINRNAYIMIAIYGKNFCTSSRNAFFLLMRNVIRVAVLDKVTDFLLFLGKLLISGSVGVLAFFFFTRKIPVIQEKVPSLNYYWVPLLTVIFGSYMIAHGFFNVYAMCVDTLFLCFCEDLERNDGSSSRPYYMSPGLHKILLKGEEGAKLCAAS from the exons GTGAGCCGAGCAAGTTTGACCCAAACTTCAGAGGGCCTGTTCATAAGAG GAGCTGCACTGATATGGTTTGCTGTGTTATCTTCATCGTTGTCATCGTCGGCTACATCGCTCTGGGTACAGTGG CTTGGATCCATGGTGACCCCAGGAAGGTCGTCTATCCAACCGACAGCTTCGGTCAGTTCTGTGGCCACCCGAACACCCCCAATGC AAACAAAGCCATATTATTGTACttcaacatgttgaaatgtgCCAATCCTAGCGTTTTGATTAACCTCCAGTGCCCTACAACCCAG ATCTGTGTCTCCAGGTGCCCTGACAGATTTGAAACTCTCGCGGATGCACGGCCAAAAACCCAAAACTGGAGATATTACAAGCAATTCTGTAAGCCGCGCATCGGGATCAGCAGTAAG TCAGCTGCAGAAATCCTACGAGATGAAGACTGCCCGTCTATGATCGTGCCAAGCAGACCTT tcCTTCAGCGGTGCTTCCCTGATTTCATTACAAGAAATGGAATTTTAACTGTAGGCAACCAGACCACTTTCAGTGACGCTGACAATAACAGGAGAAGTGTCAACGACCTCCAAGAAGGTGCCAG AGGTATCACCAATCTGATGAATGCCAAAGAAATTGGCTTGAGGATCTTTGAGGACTATGCAAATTCCTGGGACTGGATCCTCAT TGGTCTGGTGATAACAATGGCGGTCAGTCTGGGCTTCATCCTGCTGCTGCGCTTCACTGCTGGTGTGCTCCTGTGGCTCATTATCTTTGGTGTCATCGCCGCGATCGGCTTCG GTATCTGGCACTGCTACTGGGAGTTCAGCACTCTGAGCGGGAAGCCAGGTGCTAACGTCTCCATCACTGATATCGGCTTCCACACAGACTTCAGCATTTACCTTCAGCTCAGCCAAACGTGGCTCGTCTTCA TGGTCTCGCTTTGTGTGATTGAGGGCATCATTGTGGTTATGCTGATATTTCTGAGGAAGAGGCTGTGCATCGCTATTGCATTACTGAAGGAGGGAAGCAA GGCCATCAGCTACATCATGTCCGCTCTCTTCTACCCCATCATCACCTTTTTCCTGCTGGCCATCTGCATCGCCTACTGGGCCGTCATAGCAGT CTTCTTAGCATCATCTGGTGATGCAGTCTACAAGGTCACACCTGCTGACAATAATTGCATGTATGCGAACCTCACATGCAATCCACAG AACTTCAATGGCACAAATATAACCAGAGTGTGCCCCGGGTCACAATGCATGTTTGCCTTCTACGGCGGGGAAAGTGTGTACCACCGCAACATCATAGTCCTCCATCTGTGTAACCTGTTCATGTTCCTCTGGCTGGTCAACTTTACCATCGCGCTGGGCCAGTGCACCCTGGCCGGGGCCTTCGCGTCCTACTACTGGGCCCTGAAGAAGCCAGACGACATCCCTGCATGTCCCCTCTACTCCGCTTTCAGCCGAGCCATACG TTACCACACAGGTTCTCTTGCCTTCGGTTCTCTGATCCTCGCTGTGGTTCAAATGATCCGAATAATTCTCGAGTACCTGGATAAAAGACTGAAAG GTCATCAAAATGGATGCACTCGATTCGTAATGTGCTGCCTCAAATGCTGCTTCTGGTGCCTGGAACATTTCATCAGGTTCATAAACAGAAACGCATACATTATG ATAGCAATATATGGAAAgaacttctgcacctcttccAGGAATGCTTTCTTCCTCCTGATGAGGAACGTTATTCG GGTGGCTGTCCTGGACAAGGTGACAGACTTTCTGCTCTTCTTGGGAAAACTGCTTATTTCAGGAAGTGTTG GTGTTCTCGCATTTTTCTTCTTTACACGTAAAATCCCAGTCATTCAAGAGAAGGTGCCATCCCTAAATTACTACTGGGTCCCCCTTCTG ACGGTGATATTTGGATCCTACATGATTGCACATGGCTTCTTTAACGTCTATGCCATGTGTGTGGACACGTTGTTCCTGTGTTTTT
- the slc44a5b gene encoding choline transporter-like protein 5-B isoform X4: MARKTDIPSSYYGEPSKFDPNFRGPVHKRSCTDMVCCVIFIVVIVGYIALGTVAWIHGDPRKVVYPTDSFGQFCGHPNTPNANKAILLYFNMLKCANPSVLINLQCPTTQICVSRCPDRFETLADARPKTQNWRYYKQFCKPRIGISSKSAAEILRDEDCPSMIVPSRPFLQRCFPDFITRNGILTVGNQTTFSDADNNRRSVNDLQEGARGITNLMNAKEIGLRIFEDYANSWDWILIGLVITMAVSLGFILLLRFTAGVLLWLIIFGVIAAIGFGIWHCYWEFSTLSGKPGANVSITDIGFHTDFSIYLQLSQTWLVFMVSLCVIEGIIVVMLIFLRKRLCIAIALLKEGSKAISYIMSALFYPIITFFLLAICIAYWAVIAVFLASSGDAVYKVTPADNNCMYANLTCNPQNFNGTNITRVCPGSQCMFAFYGGESVYHRNIIVLHLCNLFMFLWLVNFTIALGQCTLAGAFASYYWALKKPDDIPACPLYSAFSRAIRYHTGSLAFGSLILAVVQMIRIILEYLDKRLKGHQNGCTRFVMCCLKCCFWCLEHFIRFINRNAYIMIAIYGKNFCTSSRNAFFLLMRNVIRVAVLDKVTDFLLFLGKLLISGSVGVLAFFFFTRKIPVIQEKVPSLNYYWVPLLTVIFGSYMIAHGFFNVYAMCVDTLFLCFLRDLEANDGSPGRPYYMNKTLRRILNKRNLGLRRK, translated from the exons GTGAGCCGAGCAAGTTTGACCCAAACTTCAGAGGGCCTGTTCATAAGAG GAGCTGCACTGATATGGTTTGCTGTGTTATCTTCATCGTTGTCATCGTCGGCTACATCGCTCTGGGTACAGTGG CTTGGATCCATGGTGACCCCAGGAAGGTCGTCTATCCAACCGACAGCTTCGGTCAGTTCTGTGGCCACCCGAACACCCCCAATGC AAACAAAGCCATATTATTGTACttcaacatgttgaaatgtgCCAATCCTAGCGTTTTGATTAACCTCCAGTGCCCTACAACCCAG ATCTGTGTCTCCAGGTGCCCTGACAGATTTGAAACTCTCGCGGATGCACGGCCAAAAACCCAAAACTGGAGATATTACAAGCAATTCTGTAAGCCGCGCATCGGGATCAGCAGTAAG TCAGCTGCAGAAATCCTACGAGATGAAGACTGCCCGTCTATGATCGTGCCAAGCAGACCTT tcCTTCAGCGGTGCTTCCCTGATTTCATTACAAGAAATGGAATTTTAACTGTAGGCAACCAGACCACTTTCAGTGACGCTGACAATAACAGGAGAAGTGTCAACGACCTCCAAGAAGGTGCCAG AGGTATCACCAATCTGATGAATGCCAAAGAAATTGGCTTGAGGATCTTTGAGGACTATGCAAATTCCTGGGACTGGATCCTCAT TGGTCTGGTGATAACAATGGCGGTCAGTCTGGGCTTCATCCTGCTGCTGCGCTTCACTGCTGGTGTGCTCCTGTGGCTCATTATCTTTGGTGTCATCGCCGCGATCGGCTTCG GTATCTGGCACTGCTACTGGGAGTTCAGCACTCTGAGCGGGAAGCCAGGTGCTAACGTCTCCATCACTGATATCGGCTTCCACACAGACTTCAGCATTTACCTTCAGCTCAGCCAAACGTGGCTCGTCTTCA TGGTCTCGCTTTGTGTGATTGAGGGCATCATTGTGGTTATGCTGATATTTCTGAGGAAGAGGCTGTGCATCGCTATTGCATTACTGAAGGAGGGAAGCAA GGCCATCAGCTACATCATGTCCGCTCTCTTCTACCCCATCATCACCTTTTTCCTGCTGGCCATCTGCATCGCCTACTGGGCCGTCATAGCAGT CTTCTTAGCATCATCTGGTGATGCAGTCTACAAGGTCACACCTGCTGACAATAATTGCATGTATGCGAACCTCACATGCAATCCACAG AACTTCAATGGCACAAATATAACCAGAGTGTGCCCCGGGTCACAATGCATGTTTGCCTTCTACGGCGGGGAAAGTGTGTACCACCGCAACATCATAGTCCTCCATCTGTGTAACCTGTTCATGTTCCTCTGGCTGGTCAACTTTACCATCGCGCTGGGCCAGTGCACCCTGGCCGGGGCCTTCGCGTCCTACTACTGGGCCCTGAAGAAGCCAGACGACATCCCTGCATGTCCCCTCTACTCCGCTTTCAGCCGAGCCATACG TTACCACACAGGTTCTCTTGCCTTCGGTTCTCTGATCCTCGCTGTGGTTCAAATGATCCGAATAATTCTCGAGTACCTGGATAAAAGACTGAAAG GTCATCAAAATGGATGCACTCGATTCGTAATGTGCTGCCTCAAATGCTGCTTCTGGTGCCTGGAACATTTCATCAGGTTCATAAACAGAAACGCATACATTATG ATAGCAATATATGGAAAgaacttctgcacctcttccAGGAATGCTTTCTTCCTCCTGATGAGGAACGTTATTCG GGTGGCTGTCCTGGACAAGGTGACAGACTTTCTGCTCTTCTTGGGAAAACTGCTTATTTCAGGAAGTGTTG GTGTTCTCGCATTTTTCTTCTTTACACGTAAAATCCCAGTCATTCAAGAGAAGGTGCCATCCCTAAATTACTACTGGGTCCCCCTTCTG ACGGTGATATTTGGATCCTACATGATTGCACATGGCTTCTTTAACGTCTATGCCATGTGTGTGGACACGTTGTTCCTGTGTTTTT